The window GGAACGATGAGATCGCCGTCGTGAGCCCGTTGGGAGGCGAGCCTGCGATCATCACGAGCCGCTTCGACGAAGATACCCGACTCCTGACCTGGCGCCGCGACGGCATCTACTTCCTGGCGTCGGCCCGAACCGAGCGCCACCTGTATCGCCTGCTCGAGGATGGATCCGGCGTGGCGCGGCTTTCGGGCGACGGATGGGTTCTCGGCTCCGTCTCGCTCGCGAGCGAAGCGCCGGAGCTGGCGTTTACCGCGGATCGGTTCGAACGATTTACCGAGGTCTACCGATCGCCGCTGGACTCGATCGCACCCGCACCCCTCACCGATTTCGATGCGCAGCTCGCCGATTTCGCGCTGGGGCGCCGCGAGGTGATCTCATGGGAGTCCACCGACGGCACCACGATCGAGGGCGTGCTGGTGAAACCCGCCGACTTCGACTCGAACAAGAAATACCCGCTCCTTTTCAAGATTCACGGAGGGCCCACCGGCGTCGATAGCCAGCAGAAGCTCCCCGGCTCCGACCGCCGGTACTACCCCATCGAACGGTTCGTCGCCAAAGGGGCCCTCGTGCTCATGGTGAACTATCGCGGAAGCGCCGGCTACGGGGCGGGGTTTCGCGCATTGAACGTCAGAAATCTCGGTGTCGGCGATGCCTGGGACGTCGAGTCCGGCCTCGATCGACTCATCGATCAGGGCATCGTCGATCCCGAACGCGTCGGCACGATGGGATGGAGCCAGGGTGGCTATATCTCCGCCTTCCTGACGACGCATTCGAGCGCCCGCTTCCGGGCGGCATCGGTCGGCGCGGGTATCTCCGACTGGATGACGTACTACGTCAACACCGACATCCATCCGTTCACGCGGCAGTACTTGAAGGATGACCCCTGGGACGATCCCGCGATCTACCAGAAGACGTCGCCCATCACGTACATCAAGCGGGCCCGGACGCCGACGCTCATCCAGCACGGCGAGAACGACCCCCGCGTCCCCATTCCGAACGCCTACGAGCTCTATCAGGGTCTTCGAGATCAGAACGTGCCCGTCCGCCTCGCGATCTACAAGGGCTTCGGTCATGCCATCGACAAGCCAAAATCGAACCGGGCCGTCATGACGCACAACGAAGAGTGGTTCTCCAAGTGGATTTGGGAAGAAACCGCGGAGTCGTCGAGTCCTGAACAGGGAAACGATGAGGGGAACGGGGACAGTCGACGCGTACACTGACGTACTAATCGCGCTTGTGGCGCGCGAATTTTCCCAGCTCCGGACATGATACTTGCCAGTAGGAGGTGATCATGGGACCGATCCAGTGGGGAAAGGTGGTTCTGGGAGGGCTCGTCGCCGGGCTCATCATGAACGTGAGCGAGTTCGTTCTTCACGCCATCGTGCTCGCCGAGGATGGAGCGAAGCTCATGGAAGATTGGAACCGGATGGGCCTGAGTGTCGAGCCGAGCCCCACGCTCCTGATGTGGCTCGTCGCCGCCACCTTTGCTCTCGGGTTTCTCGCGGTCTGGACCTACGCGGCCATCCGTCCGCGCTTCGGCCCCGGACCGGGGACGGCCATTTGCGCCGGCCTGGCGGTCTGGGCCATGTCCTACCTCTACGCCGGCGTCTACGTTCACGCCGGCATCGTCGTGGTTCCGCCAAAGCTCGTCTGGCTTCCCGTCTTCTGGAGTCTCGTCGAGGTGCCCATCGCGACCCTGGCAGGAGCGTTTCTTTACAAGGAATAAGGAATCTCAGAGACTCTTCTCGAACGCGAGGTCCCTGACCATGGCGTCTAACTCCACCTGAAGCGCACGCCGTTCGGCCTCGAGCCTCCCCTGCTCGGCGCGAATCTCGGCCAGTCGGTTTTCTTGCCGCTCGAGCTCGCCCACATAGCGCCGCCGGAGGCCCTTCTCCTCGCCGCTGCCGCCGAGCTTTCCCAGATTCTCGCGTAGCCGCTGCTGGTCGTCGAAGAGGCTCGTTTGCTCGGACTCGAGCCGCTGGAGCTCCTGGCTCACCGCTGCCACCTCATCGCGCTTGGCAACCACTTGCCTAAGCACCCTTTCGACCTCGAGATCGATCGAGCGCTCCTCGAGCCAGAGTGCGATCTGATCCGAGCTCACGTTCGAGAGCGCGTATGTGGTTTCGCGATGGCTCTCCTCCTGGACGACGAGCTCGGTGGTCACGCCGGGCGCGGCCTCCAGGCGAAATCGATACTCTTCC is drawn from Vicinamibacteria bacterium and contains these coding sequences:
- a CDS encoding S9 family peptidase, with amino-acid sequence MVLPALTITLLALHVPTIDELIELEFPGEVAVSPDGSLVAYTVTETNWEDDRYEREIWLARGDEPPFQLTRAERSSFSPSFAPDGKWIAFLSDRTEKRQLYRIPVAGGEAEQLTLREDGVEDFEWSYDGAWMAVTAADPKSEAMEEREKRFGDFSWEDEDHRMTRLYRLDLGSRALEALTEGEAFTIDSFAISPDGRFVAFSARPSPDPAAYLLSDLYVTDVEARKTKLIVGWPGADGSPRWSPDGTRIAFVTSGGVETYYGNDEIAVVSPLGGEPAIITSRFDEDTRLLTWRRDGIYFLASARTERHLYRLLEDGSGVARLSGDGWVLGSVSLASEAPELAFTADRFERFTEVYRSPLDSIAPAPLTDFDAQLADFALGRREVISWESTDGTTIEGVLVKPADFDSNKKYPLLFKIHGGPTGVDSQQKLPGSDRRYYPIERFVAKGALVLMVNYRGSAGYGAGFRALNVRNLGVGDAWDVESGLDRLIDQGIVDPERVGTMGWSQGGYISAFLTTHSSARFRAASVGAGISDWMTYYVNTDIHPFTRQYLKDDPWDDPAIYQKTSPITYIKRARTPTLIQHGENDPRVPIPNAYELYQGLRDQNVPVRLAIYKGFGHAIDKPKSNRAVMTHNEEWFSKWIWEETAESSSPEQGNDEGNGDSRRVH